The DNA region ATTAGCAATCTGTCTTCCTTGATTATGTGTTTGCTTAATGTTATCATTTTTCTAGAACTGTTGatgttaatttgtttgatttctaTAATTTTCGTGTGTTTTATTCTTTCATTAACAGTGGCACGCGGATTAAGACCCGCAAACGGAATATTACAGCTCCTCTGGACCCTGCAGCATTTGCGGATGCAGTGGTCCAGGTTTATCTGGATAATGCTGGTGATCTGGTAAGATTGATATATACTGAGTAACGAAAGTTTTCTGCTTGCATTCTTCCATGTACTGAACATACAAATGTCTGAATCCAGGAACTTGTCTTAAAGAGCATTGAGTCTGCAGACCTTAACTTCTCTAGATATGGCGACACTTTCTTTGAGGCAAGCCCACTTCCTCCTGTTGTATTTTGTGTCTAATGCCATTTCcctaatttttattaatcagAATCTCAGTTTACATGTTTTACACGTCCACTATTGACACTAATATGATGGATAGGGTTAGGGTTCACAACAGTGAGgatgtatattttttatgttgaaatTGTCTTAAAAACTCAAGAGCCTGAATTTGGGGACTAGGTCCAGTTAAGAGCTCTACATGTGAAGTCTATCCAATTTCTTAGTAGAATTTGAACCAAACAAGTATAAGCTGTTCTTCTTCCTTTCCAAGTTAGAAATATATTTCTACATTATGCTGACTTGACAACCTCTTTATCAATCAAAATCCCCAGATTTGTCAGGTCCCTTTCTTTATCATATATGACTCTGACAAATAACATGCCTAGTCTTTGCCTAGTTTTCTCTATGTCTCATCGAGTATAAACTAAAGATCATGTGTTTTATATTAGAATACTATAAAACACATGATCTTTTTaccccaaatttttttttttgaaattttttttccCCCTAAAGATTATGTGTTTTATAGTAttctaatataaaatgataaaaacttTATTATCCTAACACACCCTCAAATCCAAGTTCTCAgtgatatatttattataaaactaaagATCATGCGTCTCTCAGTGATATAATTCATCAggtattattcaaatatatataatatctaatattcTAACACCCCCTCAAATCCAAGTTTGTAAGTTTTACGAGTGACTTGGATTTGCAGCATAGTTATGCTTAGGCTATGTCTTTAGATCTATTGATGGAACTAGTCTCTTGCGTGACTCATCGTGTGGGCTATCATTAGTTCACTCTGTCTCTAGAAGATTCGTCTTTACTAGTTTTGCCTCTTTTTTTCAACAGAAGGAGATGAAATTTTGAGCAAAAATTCTCTATCATTTATGtctaagataaataattaaggaaATGAGTAAAACCAAGCAAAACACATTATTATGAAAAACTAGACCAACGAAGTGTTGACCATTGATGGAGGTAATGCAAGGAACTCTCCGTCATACCCAGAAGTTGTGTAGCCTAGAGAGATGCTAtattattgagatttttttttttacataattgagattatctattatttttttcagaaaaaaaatgtgattatgTATTTGTAATAACATCCTGATCAAATCTAACCACAtactattactattatatttgaggcttatttgatataatatatttttaatatctgATACCTCTGGATTGGTGGTGGTACTGCTGACTTTGTAGATTAATCTCAATTTGGGGGACATATTTCTGTTCACTTGTGTAATCCCTTGCTGTTGAGACTTGTAAACAAGAAACAGAAGCTTGAAGCTTTTCTACATTTATTGATATTAAAACAGCACTGTATATTTGCCACCTGATCACTACCTGTTATATTGGTGTTGCAGGTCATCTTCACTGGTGGACGTACACAACCTGGCACAATTAAACCTGATGAGGGGGAGCGCCATCCTTACTCTATTATAGACTGTGAGCCAAAACGTGAAGCCATATTACCATCTGTACTCTACATACAGAAGATTCTGAGGAGAAAGCCTTTTCTCATTAAGAATCTTGAAAATGTTATCCAGAGATTGCTACAGTCTCTCGAGCTTTTTGAGGAAGATGGGCCGAAGAAAATGGCAATTTTCACAGCACTTGCCTTCTCCCAGAAGCTGTCAGGTCTACCACCAGAGACAGTATTTCAGCCACTTCTCAAGGATAATCTCGTGGCAAAAGGGATAGTGCTTTTATTTGTGACTGACTTCTTTCGGGAGTATCTCGTTGATAATAGTGTCGATGATTTGATTTCAGTTCTGAAACGGGGGAAGATTGAGGATAATCTCCTCGACTTTTTCCCATCTTCTAAGAGAACTGCTGAAGCATTAACTGAGCATTTTAAGTAAGTTGTTTGATTGGCATGGCATGGCTTCTGTTCATATTCATggaaactatatatatatttttttacaataaggAAAGAGAACGATGATTGTCTATACTTCCATTACTTAGGTTGCGTTTGATAAAACagaaaattaagtgttgaagCCTCTGAATGCTATTTCTAGATTATAGAGGggttaaagttgtcttttgGATGCTATTTCTAGATTATCGAGTTAAGTCATTCTTAGCTGACCAAATTAAGcacttgttattttatttattttccaggAAGGAAGGATTGTTATCATTGGCTGAATACaatgagaaaaaaatgtttgagGTGAAGATAAAGGAAATGAAGGCGGCATTAACTAGTCAGATAGCAGAGGAAGCTGAGATCTCTGATGTCATTGATATAGTGAAGCAACATGTTAAAGATGCTAAATTGCCCGATGTTGAGATTGTGAGAGTTTTATGGGACATTTTAATGGATGCAGTACAATGGTCTGGAAAGAACCAACAGCAGAATGCTAATTCAGCACTGCGCCAGGTATGTATGCATGCTTTATTCTCTAATTAGTTAATGACCTAGTTTTCCATAGATTTCTTTCATCAGCTTACAtcatatatgtttattattgatcatattgtaagGTAAAAACATGGGCAAAACTATTGAGTGCGTTCTGCACAAGTGGAAAGCTCGAGTTGGAGCTGATGTACAAAGTTCAGACCCAATGTTACGAGGATGCAAAACTTATGAAAATTTTCCCTGATATTGTTAGATCTCTTTATGACCAAGATGTGCTTGCTGAAGATACTGTCCTTCATTGGTTCAGCAAGGGAACAAACCCTAGGGGAaggtatatttttatttttcttctgaAGCTCacaaaaaaaatggtaaataaattagtttgaagTCTGAACCATATTTTGAGACATGATAGTTCGAAACAACCAATAATTAATCCACTAGGGTAGCCATGACTGTGGGGATCGTTCTATAAACTCtggttgaagaaaaaaaaacattttgtatTTGACCAAGTTTAGTTTGAAAACATAATCTGAAACATATATGTTTCTGAAtcaataatttttgtatttaggTATTTCGATATGTGGATTCTTACAGTTTATGTGTTTGAACTTTTAATGTAGGCAAACTTTTGTGAAGGCTATGGAGCCATTTGTGAAATGGCTTGAGGAAGCTGAAGAGGAAGAGGATTAAAGAATTGTGCAATATGTAATATGAATGAATGCATTTTGGTTTCTAGTTCTACAAGTTAGTTGTTTCCATCTTTGTTTGCATTTGATTTTGAACATCATTGcttttttattatgttgcttttaaaaatgatgatTATTGTGATTCTGTTTGAATAGTTTATTGTGTGAAATCTTTTCTCTATTATGCTGTTTGTTGCTTGTGATTCTTTGTGATTTTTCCTGTGTTAAAGTGAATTTATGTAtgttaatttctaattttaaattgtcaCCTTAatgtgtaattaaaatttaaatattctcaTAGTTCCTATATTTGTTTGAAGCAAAACTTggtaagttaatattttttttttattaaacatgttCATTCTTTTATCATATTCAATTCTATTTTACAATCCTGGAGAATGAACTCGTTCCTATATCACTTTTCCATCGTTCTTGTTTTGAGCTCCACTCTATACTTTCTTATGTTGATTCCTATATCACTTATATCACTTTTCCATCGTTCTTGTTTTGAGCTCCACTCTATACTTTCTTATGTTGATTCCTATATCACTTTTCCATCGTTCTTGTTTTGAGTTCCGCTCTATACTTCCTTACGTCGAATCCCCTTGCTGTTTCAGGGCTGTTAAGAAAGTTGGAACAAAgtttaaatcattcaaattgaAATGGTATTAAGCCAATCTTTCCGTTGATCCTCCATTACACGGTACAACAATTTAGGGAACTACGAACTACTCCCGGGTGGTAAGAAGATGAAGTCAGGTCAACTAACAAACCtcagtttttattatattaaaatagatcatatttttaattaatgagattTTTTCGACTTGGATTCAAGCTTGAATACACATCCAAGCATAAAATATCTTCAGTGAaaagataaaaacataattcaaataaatatataatctaagtttcacaaaaaaaaaaaaactagcaaATTGGAAAATAGCAAGATCCAAATTGAGCTAAAGATGTGGATCAAATTAAtaggaaatttgacgaaataacgagatggttatttccaaatttagcataggccaaataatttttttaaatctaaccTTTTGCCTATggaaaattatacatttttgccctcaaattaaaaaaaatcaaaataaaaatcagtTTCCTTTTCCCTTTCAGTTTTCCCTCCCTCTACTCATTTTATATTTCCAAATCGTCTCCCCGACGACGACCGATCAACGAAACCCCACCTTTCCCTGACGACGATCCAAGCCACGAAACCCCACCTCTCCACCGACCTCCGACGACTGTCCGAGCCCCCGATGACGATCCAAGTAGAACGAACGAAGGTTGACAACGCCGCAACATTGAAGGTGAGTTTTTCCTGTATTATGTCGTTTACCTTTCACGCATGCTGAAATGGtagaatggtttagggttttagtgtTTGTTgtttagtttaggtttaggtttatggGCTAACTGaatcgttttgggtttaaaatgcatATGTCGAAGGTTGTTGCAGGCTGTCGAAAACGGTTGTagacgacgatgcatctgtcgcaggcgaactatgcatctgtcgtaggcgaatattatatatattcgtctgcgacagatgcatagtcgcctgcaacagccttcgacaaatgcattttaaacccaaaataaTTCAGTCAACccataaacctaaacctaaacaataaacactaaAACCTTCAATGTTGCGGCGTTGTCAACATTCATTCGTTCTGCTTGGATAATCATTCGTTCTgcttggatcgtcgtcgggggTCGGGGAGAGGTGGAGTTTCGTGgcttggatcgtcgtcggggAGAGGTGGGGTTTCGTGGATCGGTCGTCGTCGGGGAGGCGGtttggaaatatgaaaagaggagAGGGATGGAAAACTGAAGGAGATAaggaaattttttatttgaggaCAAAAATGTCTTTTCCATAGGTAAAATGttagatttgaaaaaattatttggcaTATGCTAAATTTGAAAACAACCCTCTTATGAGgtcatcaaatttccccaaattaattgggtttagggtttgctCAGATGCATAATCTTACCCTTCAGGCATTTTATCAAACAGGTAACACGCACCGCTGGTTCTGATATTATTTAACATATCCAAAAACTAAAACTCATCTTATCAATTAATCCACGGGTATTATGATTATTAAGTTAAGAAATGGAATCAAATAAGAAGacattattagtattattattgcaatttgaagaaggaagaagacagaaattcaaaacaaaattgaaaattttgctTACAATAATTTCCCCTCATCTTCAACAACAGATTCATCATATCCAGTTGATCCGTCCGTCATTACAAATTCAACTTCATTGTTCCTCTGTTCCTCATCTTGCTTTATCAGCTTCTGCACGTCCCTCATCCCTGTTCTCGCCACATTTGCCACGAGAACTACAAAGAGAAGAGCCATTAGAGACAGACATACAGACAGATTCAAAGAAATacaaagagagaagagagaaacaAACGACGAGATTGATTACCAGCAGCA from Impatiens glandulifera chromosome 5, dImpGla2.1, whole genome shotgun sequence includes:
- the LOC124937507 gene encoding eIF5-mimic protein 1, encoding MSSKEKPTLGGTRIKTRKRNITAPLDPAAFADAVVQVYLDNAGDLELVLKSIESADLNFSRYGDTFFEVIFTGGRTQPGTIKPDEGERHPYSIIDCEPKREAILPSVLYIQKILRRKPFLIKNLENVIQRLLQSLELFEEDGPKKMAIFTALAFSQKLSGLPPETVFQPLLKDNLVAKGIVLLFVTDFFREYLVDNSVDDLISVLKRGKIEDNLLDFFPSSKRTAEALTEHFKKEGLLSLAEYNEKKMFEVKIKEMKAALTSQIAEEAEISDVIDIVKQHVKDAKLPDVEIVRVLWDILMDAVQWSGKNQQQNANSALRQVKTWAKLLSAFCTSGKLELELMYKVQTQCYEDAKLMKIFPDIVRSLYDQDVLAEDTVLHWFSKGTNPRGRQTFVKAMEPFVKWLEEAEEEED